In Nocardioides daphniae, the DNA window TCGCCGTCCTGCCACCGCCCGAGGCCGTCGAGCACCTCGCCGACTTCCTCGAGCCACGCCGGGCGGCGGCCGACTTCCGGTGGACCGCGCCCGACCAGGTGCACCTCACGCTCGCCTTCGTCGGCGACCTCGCCGAGCGCCGGCTCGACGACCTCGTCGAACGCCTCGAGCGGGCGGCGGGCCGGCGGCGTACGGTCGAGACGGCGATCACCGGAGGCGGTGCCTTTCCGCACGTCGCCGGCGCGAAGGTGCTCTGGGCGGGGCTCGACCTCGACGAGGACGACGCGGTGGAGGTACGCCGGATGGCCGACGGCGCCCGGGCCGCCGCCAACCGGGCGGGGGCCGCGGTCGACGGCCAGCGCTTCCGGCCGCACCTGACCGTGGCCCGCTGCGGCAGGCCCACCGAGGTCAGCGACTGGGTGCGCCTGCTCGACACCTACCGCGGCCCGGCGTGGACGATCGACACCTTCACGCTCGTGGAGTCACACCTGGGCGAGGGGCCGCGCGGGCGGCCGCGGTACGAGGTGGTGGCGGAGCTCCCGCTGGGCTGACGCCGCTCAGCTGCGCCGCAGCACGGTCAGCCCCACCAGGCGCGAGACCACCATCGCGACGTAGAAGACGCCGATGACCTGCTCGACCATCACGAACGAGCGCGCGTGGTCGACGACGGGGTAGACGTCGGAGAGCCCGACGCTGGTGAGCGTCGTGAACGACAGGTAGAGCAGGTCGAACCAGGCCAGCGGCTCCGCGCCGTCCGGGCTGGCGGCCCCGACGAAGGAGCCCGGCCAGACCACCTGGACCGCGGCGTACAGGTAGGCGAACGCCCAGGCCACGACCGTGAAGGCCGCGCCGGTCGCGAAGAGCTCGTCGCGGGTGACGTGGTCGTCGTGGAAGAGATGGCGGAGCATCGCCCACGAGACGAAGAAGTAGAACGGCACGTGGAAGGCCGCCGACACCAGCACCACCGGCCCCGAGTCCGGCACCACCGCCTCGGCCACCGCCAGCCCCATCGCCGGCAGGCCGAGCAGGATCGCCACCCAGGTGAGCACCTGCGTACGCCGCACCACCATCACGGCCGCCAGCACGGCAACCATCTGGAAGACGCCGGCCACCGCCCGCCCCAGCGTCGACTCGTCCAGGCTCGGGTAGGAGAGCACCACCAGCAGCTGGGCGGCGAGCAGCACGGCCGAGGGGTAGCGCGCCATCAGCGCCGGCAGCGTACGCCGCTCTGTCATCTCCACGAGGTGATCCTAGGAACGACCTCGGCGGACGTCATCACCATTGGCTCCCGCAGGAGCCGCTGACGATGACGTCCGCCGAAGGGCGACCGTACGAGGTCACGTCGTCAGGAGAGCGCCTTCACGATGTCCTCGACGCGGTCCTTCGCGTCGCCGAAGAGCATCCGGCTGTTCTCCTTGAAGAAGAGCGGGTTCTGCACGCCCGCGTAGCCGGTGGCCATGGAGCGCTTGAAGACGACGACGTCCTTGGCGTTCCACACCTCCAGCACCGGCATGCCCGCGATCGGCGAGTTGGGCTCCTCGATCGCGGCCGGGTTGACCGTGTCGTTGGCACCGATCACCAGCACCACGTCGGTCTCGCCGAAGTCCTCGTTGATCTCGTCCATCTCCAGGACGATGTCGTAGGGGACCTTCGCCTCCGCGAGCAGCACGTTCATGTGGCCCGGCAGGCGACCCGCGACGGGGTGGATGCCGAAGCGCACGTCCACGCCCTTCGCCTGCAGCTTGCGGGTCATCTCCGCGACCGGGTACTGCGCCTGCGCCACGGCCATGCCGTAGCCGGGCGTGATCACCACGGACCTCGCGTTGGCCAGCAGCTCGGCGGTCTCGTCCGCGAGGATCTCGCGGTGCTCGCCGTAGTCGCGGGCCTCACCCTGCACGGCGCCGTCGGAGCCGAAGCCACCGGCGATCACGGAGACGAACGAACGGTTCATCGCCTTGCACATGATGTAGCTGAGGATCGCACCCGAGGAGCCGACCAGCGCACCGGTGATGATCAGCAGGTTGTTGCCGAGCATGAAGCCGGCGGCAGCCGCGGCCCATCCGGAGTACGAGTTCAGCATCGAGACCACGACCGGCATGTCGCCGCCGCCGATAGCCGCCACGAGGTGGAAGCCGAGGAAGAGCGCGAGCGCGGTCATCACGACCAGCGGGATGGTGCCGAGGTGCTCGTCGGCGTAGCCGTCGATGTTCATGAACCAGACCATCAGCACCAGCGAGATGACGATGACGGCCAGGTTGAGC includes these proteins:
- the thpR gene encoding RNA 2',3'-cyclic phosphodiesterase, which gives rise to MRCFVAVLPPPEAVEHLADFLEPRRAAADFRWTAPDQVHLTLAFVGDLAERRLDDLVERLERAAGRRRTVETAITGGGAFPHVAGAKVLWAGLDLDEDDAVEVRRMADGARAAANRAGAAVDGQRFRPHLTVARCGRPTEVSDWVRLLDTYRGPAWTIDTFTLVESHLGEGPRGRPRYEVVAELPLG
- a CDS encoding potassium channel family protein; this encodes MTERRTLPALMARYPSAVLLAAQLLVVLSYPSLDESTLGRAVAGVFQMVAVLAAVMVVRRTQVLTWVAILLGLPAMGLAVAEAVVPDSGPVVLVSAAFHVPFYFFVSWAMLRHLFHDDHVTRDELFATGAAFTVVAWAFAYLYAAVQVVWPGSFVGAASPDGAEPLAWFDLLYLSFTTLTSVGLSDVYPVVDHARSFVMVEQVIGVFYVAMVVSRLVGLTVLRRS
- the pntB gene encoding Re/Si-specific NAD(P)(+) transhydrogenase subunit beta produces the protein MDLLTSEKLSGLIQGAYVVAGVLFIVALAGLSKHETAKRGNQAGIAGMGIALVATILLALQQAEFGYGHGVGLTLVLILVPIAIGAVIGARKAKTVEMTGMPELVALLHSFVGLAAVLVGFNTYFAHPEASGGAHGVEIFLGVFIGAVTFTGSIIANLKLSAKMKSAPVVLPGRHWLNLAVIVISLVLMVWFMNIDGYADEHLGTIPLVVMTALALFLGFHLVAAIGGGDMPVVVSMLNSYSGWAAAAAGFMLGNNLLIITGALVGSSGAILSYIMCKAMNRSFVSVIAGGFGSDGAVQGEARDYGEHREILADETAELLANARSVVITPGYGMAVAQAQYPVAEMTRKLQAKGVDVRFGIHPVAGRLPGHMNVLLAEAKVPYDIVLEMDEINEDFGETDVVLVIGANDTVNPAAIEEPNSPIAGMPVLEVWNAKDVVVFKRSMATGYAGVQNPLFFKENSRMLFGDAKDRVEDIVKALS